Below is a window of Cytobacillus firmus DNA.
AGGAGGGATGTAATTAACAGCAGCTTACCATGCTGATCGTGCATGCTGCTTTGATTATGGTAACATATAGAAAATACCCATAAGAAATTTGGGCCTTTATCAATACATACATATTGAGTTTACAAACATTTGTTAATATTTATATAATTACTTAATTAAAGTTATAAAGGTGGTTATAAAAATGGAAATCTATCAAGCTTCAATGGAGGATCTAGAAGGAGTTTCCGCTTTATTTAATTTATACCGTGTATTTTACAGCCAGGCACCCGATTTGGCAGCAGCAGCCGATTACATAAAAGAACGCTTGGAGAAGGAGGACTCTGTCATATATGTGGTGAAAAAGGAAGGAAAGTATCTTGGATTTACTCAGCTATACCCAACTTATTCATCTATATCTATGAAAAGGGCCTGGATCCTGAATGATTTGTATGTGGATGCAGAGGCAAGAAAACAGGGAATAGGGGAAATGCTCATAGACAAGGCAAAAGATCTCGCTGCTGAAACTGGGGCAGTGAGTCTCAGCCTGAGTACGGCTCATGATAATATATCTGCACAAAGACTCTATGAAAAAATCGGGTTTACGCGGGATGAGCAATTTTATCATTATGAATTAAATATTTAATGAAAATGAAAAAACGCCTGACAACAGGCGTTTTTTGATTATTCGAGATTTATCAGAGCCTCGGCAAACCGTTTAATCCCTTCATGGATGTTTGCTTCATTTTCCCTGCCAAATGTA
It encodes the following:
- a CDS encoding GNAT family N-acetyltransferase is translated as MEIYQASMEDLEGVSALFNLYRVFYSQAPDLAAAADYIKERLEKEDSVIYVVKKEGKYLGFTQLYPTYSSISMKRAWILNDLYVDAEARKQGIGEMLIDKAKDLAAETGAVSLSLSTAHDNISAQRLYEKIGFTRDEQFYHYELNI